From a single Acidimicrobiia bacterium genomic region:
- a CDS encoding bifunctional nuclease family protein, protein MSERVPVDLVGVRIQLPSNQPIVLLRERSGTRYLPIWIGAVEATAIAYALEGVESPRPTTHDLLKMVTEALGSQVERVVVTSLRDSVFYADLDLVRGPDHVTLSVRPSDALALAARTGSPIFATVEVLDDAGIELEGEDEELTEDEIDRFREFLDDIDPGDFEVPTS, encoded by the coding sequence ATGAGCGAGCGAGTTCCAGTCGATCTTGTAGGGGTACGGATTCAGCTTCCGTCTAATCAACCGATCGTTCTGCTGAGGGAGCGTTCCGGCACGCGGTACCTACCGATCTGGATTGGGGCCGTCGAGGCTACCGCGATCGCCTATGCGCTCGAAGGTGTTGAATCGCCACGACCGACCACCCATGATCTGCTGAAGATGGTGACGGAAGCCCTCGGATCCCAGGTCGAACGTGTCGTGGTCACCAGCCTTCGCGACAGCGTTTTCTATGCGGACCTTGATCTCGTTCGAGGTCCCGATCACGTTACGTTGTCGGTTCGACCCTCAGATGCTCTCGCCCTGGCTGCTCGAACGGGCTCGCCCATTTTCGCGACGGTCGAAGTGCTCGATGATGCGGGCATTGAGCTCGAAGGGGAGGATGAGGAGCTCACGGAAGACGAAATCGATCGCTTCAGAGAGTTTCTCGACGACATCGATCCGGGTGATTTCGAAGTTCCCACGTCGTGA
- the hpt gene encoding hypoxanthine phosphoribosyltransferase, giving the protein MTGSDTVAEIVSQETLRSRIEELGAQLAADYVGKVPVLVGILNGSIPFLADLSRACPIELEVDFLGLTRFGEGGRVDIAFDCASDLTDRHVVLVEDIVDTGLTLSSLRGMIEIRRPASLETVTLIDKSARRLVDVPLEYRGFEVGDEFLIGYGMDWENSYRNLPSLWSVMDFGAFVLDPGCLGRAALAGRQ; this is encoded by the coding sequence ATGACCGGATCCGACACTGTTGCCGAGATCGTCTCTCAAGAGACACTTCGTTCCCGTATTGAGGAGCTGGGAGCCCAATTGGCGGCCGATTATGTCGGGAAGGTTCCGGTGCTGGTCGGCATTCTCAACGGATCGATCCCGTTTCTGGCCGATTTGTCCCGGGCCTGTCCCATTGAGCTTGAGGTCGATTTTCTCGGGTTGACCAGGTTTGGCGAGGGCGGTCGGGTCGACATCGCGTTCGATTGCGCCAGTGATCTGACCGACCGACATGTGGTGCTCGTCGAGGACATCGTTGACACGGGCCTTACCCTCAGCAGCTTGCGAGGGATGATCGAGATTCGGAGGCCGGCGTCGCTCGAAACCGTGACGCTCATCGACAAGAGTGCCCGTCGGCTGGTTGACGTTCCGCTGGAGTATCGGGGCTTCGAGGTCGGCGACGAATTCCTCATCGGGTACGGGATGGATTGGGAGAATAGCTACCGGAATCTGCCCAGCTTATGGTCGGTGATGGACTTCGGAGCCTTCGTGTTGGACCCTGGTTGCCTCGGCAGGGCAGCCTTGGCCGGAAGACAGTGA